The Flavobacterium marginilacus genome window below encodes:
- the rfbB gene encoding dTDP-glucose 4,6-dehydratase, giving the protein MKKILITGGAGFIGSHVVRRFVNNYPNYQIFNLDALTYAGNLENIKDIENESNYTFVKGDITDENFIFNLFQEQLFDGVIHLAAESHVDRSIEDPLAFVKTNVIGTMNLLNAAKKIWLGNSEGKRFYHVSTDEVYGSLGAEGLFTETTSYDPNSPYSASKASSDHFVRAYGETYGLPYVITNCSNNYGPYHFPEKLIPLFINNIINNKPLPVYGDGNYTRDWLFVKDHAVAIDLVFHDGKNHETYNIGGFNEWKNIDLVKVLCQIMDQKLGKADGESAQLITYVKDRPGHDLRYAIDASKINTQLGWKPSVTFEQGLESTIDWYLNNQDWLNNVTSGAYASYYDKQYS; this is encoded by the coding sequence ATGAAAAAGATACTTATTACTGGAGGTGCTGGTTTTATTGGTTCACATGTCGTAAGACGTTTTGTGAATAACTATCCAAATTATCAAATTTTTAATTTGGACGCTTTAACCTATGCTGGAAACTTAGAAAACATCAAGGATATCGAAAATGAATCTAATTACACTTTTGTAAAAGGAGATATTACCGATGAAAATTTTATTTTTAATTTGTTTCAGGAACAATTGTTTGATGGAGTGATTCATCTGGCAGCAGAGTCACATGTTGATCGTTCTATTGAAGATCCTTTGGCTTTTGTAAAAACCAATGTGATTGGAACTATGAATTTATTAAATGCAGCCAAAAAAATATGGTTAGGAAATTCCGAAGGAAAACGTTTTTACCATGTAAGTACCGATGAAGTTTATGGCTCGCTTGGCGCTGAAGGATTGTTTACTGAAACTACTTCCTACGACCCTAATTCGCCTTATTCTGCATCTAAAGCAAGTTCAGATCACTTTGTACGGGCTTATGGTGAAACCTATGGCTTACCTTATGTAATTACAAATTGTTCTAATAATTATGGACCTTATCATTTTCCAGAAAAATTAATTCCATTGTTTATTAATAATATTATCAATAATAAGCCATTACCTGTTTATGGAGATGGAAATTATACAAGAGACTGGCTGTTTGTAAAAGATCATGCTGTAGCCATCGATTTAGTGTTTCATGATGGAAAAAATCATGAAACTTATAATATTGGAGGGTTTAATGAATGGAAGAATATCGATTTAGTAAAAGTTTTGTGCCAGATTATGGATCAAAAATTAGGAAAAGCAGATGGGGAATCTGCTCAATTAATTACATATGTGAAAGACAGACCAGGACATGATTTACGTTACGCTATTGATGCTTCAAAAATAAACACTCAATTAGGATGGAAGCCATCTGTGACATTTGAACAAGGATTAGAAAGTACAATTGACTGGTATTTGAATAACCAAGATTGGCTAAATAATGTAACCTCTGGAGCTTATGCTTCGTATTATGATAAACAATATTCATAA